The following proteins are co-located in the Vicugna pacos chromosome 3, VicPac4, whole genome shotgun sequence genome:
- the PDLIM4 gene encoding PDZ and LIM domain protein 4 isoform X1 produces the protein MPHSVTLRGPSPWGFRLVGGRDFSVPLTISRVHAGSKAALAALCPGDLIQAINGESTELMTHLEAQNRIKGCNDHLTLSVSRPEGRSWPSTPEDSKAHAHRSHIDPEVQDGSPATSRRPSATGTGPEDGRPALGSPYGQPPRLPVPHNGSSSEATLLAQMSNLHVSPPHSNDPARGLPRSRDCGVDLGSEVYRMLQEPAEPMAAAPKQSGSFRYLQGILEAGEGGERPGPGSPRNLKPTASKLGAPLSGLQGLPECTRCGHGIVGTIVKARDKLYHPECFMCSDCGLNLKQRGYFFLDERLYCESHAKARVKPPEGYDVVAVYPNAKVELV, from the exons ATGCCCCACTCTGTGACCCTGCGCGGCCCTTCGCCCTGGGGCTTCCGCCTGGTGGGCGGCCGGGACTTCAGCGTACCCCTCACCATCTCGCGG GTCCATGCTGGCAGCAAGGCTGCATTGGCTGCTCTGTGCCCTGGAGACCTGATTCAGGCCATCAATGGTGAGAGCACAGAGCTCATGACACACCTGGAGGCGCAGAACCGCATCAAGGGCTGCAATGACCACCTCACACTCTCTGTGAGCAG GCCTGAAGGCAGGAGTTGGCCCAGTACCCCAGAGGACAGCAAGGCTCATGCACACAGGAGCCACATCGACCCTGAGGTCCAG GATGGCAGTCCAGCAACCAGCAGGCGGCCCTCAGCCACCGGGACTGGACCAGAAGATGGCAGACCAGCCCTGGGATCTCCTTACGGGCAGCCACCTCGCCTCCCAGTCCCTCACAATGGCAGCAGCAGTGAGGCTACCTTACTGGCCCAGATGAGCAACCTGCATGTGTCTCCACCCCACAG CAACGACCCAGCCAGAGGCCTTCCGCGGAGCCGTGACTGCGGAGTCGACCTGGGTTCAGAGGTGTACAGGATGCTCCAGGAGCCTGCCGAGCCCATGGCTGCGGCGCCCAAGCAATCAGGCTCCTTCCGCTACTTGCAGGGCATACTAGAGGCCGGCGAGGGCG GGGAACGACCTGGGCCTGGTAGCCCCAGGAACCTCAAGCCCACGGCCAGCAAGCTGGGCGCGCCGCTTAGTGGCCTCCAGGGGCTTCCCGAGTGCACGCGCTGTGGCCACGGCATTGT GGGCACCATCGTCAAGGCACGGGACAAGCTCTACCACCCCGAGTGCTTCATGTGCAGCGACTGCGGCCTGAACCTCAAGCAGCGCGGTTACTTCTTTCTGGACGAGCGGCTCTACTGTGAGAGCCATGCCAAGGCGCGCGTGAAGCCGCCGGAGGGCTACGATGTGGTGGCCGTGTACCCCAATGCCAAGGTGGAACTCGTCTGA
- the PDLIM4 gene encoding PDZ and LIM domain protein 4 isoform X2, translating to MPGLMPGPQRPPHTMVSMEAWPEGRSWPSTPEDSKAHAHRSHIDPEVQDGSPATSRRPSATGTGPEDGRPALGSPYGQPPRLPVPHNGSSSEATLLAQMSNLHVSPPHSNDPARGLPRSRDCGVDLGSEVYRMLQEPAEPMAAAPKQSGSFRYLQGILEAGEGGERPGPGSPRNLKPTASKLGAPLSGLQGLPECTRCGHGIVGTIVKARDKLYHPECFMCSDCGLNLKQRGYFFLDERLYCESHAKARVKPPEGYDVVAVYPNAKVELV from the exons ATGCCAGGACTTATGCCTGGGCCCCAAAGACCACCCCACACCATGGTCTCTATGGAAGCCTG GCCTGAAGGCAGGAGTTGGCCCAGTACCCCAGAGGACAGCAAGGCTCATGCACACAGGAGCCACATCGACCCTGAGGTCCAG GATGGCAGTCCAGCAACCAGCAGGCGGCCCTCAGCCACCGGGACTGGACCAGAAGATGGCAGACCAGCCCTGGGATCTCCTTACGGGCAGCCACCTCGCCTCCCAGTCCCTCACAATGGCAGCAGCAGTGAGGCTACCTTACTGGCCCAGATGAGCAACCTGCATGTGTCTCCACCCCACAG CAACGACCCAGCCAGAGGCCTTCCGCGGAGCCGTGACTGCGGAGTCGACCTGGGTTCAGAGGTGTACAGGATGCTCCAGGAGCCTGCCGAGCCCATGGCTGCGGCGCCCAAGCAATCAGGCTCCTTCCGCTACTTGCAGGGCATACTAGAGGCCGGCGAGGGCG GGGAACGACCTGGGCCTGGTAGCCCCAGGAACCTCAAGCCCACGGCCAGCAAGCTGGGCGCGCCGCTTAGTGGCCTCCAGGGGCTTCCCGAGTGCACGCGCTGTGGCCACGGCATTGT GGGCACCATCGTCAAGGCACGGGACAAGCTCTACCACCCCGAGTGCTTCATGTGCAGCGACTGCGGCCTGAACCTCAAGCAGCGCGGTTACTTCTTTCTGGACGAGCGGCTCTACTGTGAGAGCCATGCCAAGGCGCGCGTGAAGCCGCCGGAGGGCTACGATGTGGTGGCCGTGTACCCCAATGCCAAGGTGGAACTCGTCTGA
- the PDLIM4 gene encoding PDZ and LIM domain protein 4 isoform X3 — MPHSVTLRGPSPWGFRLVGGRDFSVPLTISRVHAGSKAALAALCPGDLIQAINGESTELMTHLEAQNRIKGCNDHLTLSVSRPEGRSWPSTPEDSKAHAHRSHIDPEVQDGSPATSRRPSATGTGPEDGRPALGSPYGQPPRLPVPHNGSSSEATLLAQMSNLHVSPPHSNDPARGLPRSRDCGVDLGSEVYRMLQEPAEPMAAAPKQSGSFRYLQGILEAGEGGAPSSRHGTSSTTPSASCAATAA; from the exons ATGCCCCACTCTGTGACCCTGCGCGGCCCTTCGCCCTGGGGCTTCCGCCTGGTGGGCGGCCGGGACTTCAGCGTACCCCTCACCATCTCGCGG GTCCATGCTGGCAGCAAGGCTGCATTGGCTGCTCTGTGCCCTGGAGACCTGATTCAGGCCATCAATGGTGAGAGCACAGAGCTCATGACACACCTGGAGGCGCAGAACCGCATCAAGGGCTGCAATGACCACCTCACACTCTCTGTGAGCAG GCCTGAAGGCAGGAGTTGGCCCAGTACCCCAGAGGACAGCAAGGCTCATGCACACAGGAGCCACATCGACCCTGAGGTCCAG GATGGCAGTCCAGCAACCAGCAGGCGGCCCTCAGCCACCGGGACTGGACCAGAAGATGGCAGACCAGCCCTGGGATCTCCTTACGGGCAGCCACCTCGCCTCCCAGTCCCTCACAATGGCAGCAGCAGTGAGGCTACCTTACTGGCCCAGATGAGCAACCTGCATGTGTCTCCACCCCACAG CAACGACCCAGCCAGAGGCCTTCCGCGGAGCCGTGACTGCGGAGTCGACCTGGGTTCAGAGGTGTACAGGATGCTCCAGGAGCCTGCCGAGCCCATGGCTGCGGCGCCCAAGCAATCAGGCTCCTTCCGCTACTTGCAGGGCATACTAGAGGCCGGCGAGGGCG GGGCACCATCGTCAAGGCACGGGACAAGCTCTACCACCCCGAGTGCTTCATGTGCAGCGACTGCGGCCTGA